The region TCAAAAAACACCACTTTGTCAGGGTGGAACTTCAAAGATCCTACTTGTCTTCTTACTTTAATTCTTGAACTTCGGTGAGGTTTTTACTCTATTACCATCCTGATtaaattttgtgttttttgtttgTTCATGCAAACTATTATCTATTTTCAACTAATGCTTGGATTTATATCCTTTCTAGGGACTTGTATATGGTGTACCAGAAGAAGCGTGTTGAGGAGGTTGACGATGATAGGCTGAAGTTTGAAGTTGATACCATTATTTCAAAAGAGGTAACTGTTCGACAATTGTTTAATGTGAATTTATTTGCTGTATGATAGTGATAACGAATAATATAACAATCTGGACCTTATGTCACTGTTATTTTCTCATGGGAACAATTAGAACATCGACATTCAATGAAATTCTTTCTAACCTTTAGATTTAGAGAATTCCTTTAGACCTTAACTCTAATCTTTGTTATTGCTAAATTCATATTGTTCACCTAATATAAGGTTACGATCTAAAATACCAGAAAGTGCTAACTTGGGAGTAAAATTACATATGACAATATGAGTTTGTTTATGTGGCCTATGCAGTGGACTTTTATATTTGACCCTTTGGTCCTTTCTTAAGGCTAATCTGAAGCAATGAAATGGATTCCTGCTCATATATTCAATTGGAAACAAGGAAGTAATTACAGTGATAAGCAGGCACTTATTTAAGTTTTCTTAACGTTCTATCGGCATAACTGTGAGCATGATATAAATTTAGATAACTGACTGACTGGAAATAAATTTTTCATTGTTTTCAAAATCTAATAATTGCTATTATTAAATTGTTGATGTTATCAACTTGGATTGGATAAGTGACTTTAAAAATACGTTTTTTTTCCTTAGATTTAACTTTTTTTTCTAGCTTCACTGTTAATACTCCGCGGATATTATGTGTTTAATAAATTATGTAAATTCTTAAATTTTTACATATGACAGTATTTATTCATATAACTAGTACTATCTAGGCCAGCAACAGTTTTGTCCTTTTATATTTACCGTACTGAAATATACTTTGATTGCTTTTGTGATTTTCTTAATTACCGTGTTCTTATCTTTTATCTATCTCTCTAAACCTTGAGGGTCATGCTGTAGGGACTTGAGATGTACATGAGCTCTGGAGTAGACAAGGTAACTTAAAAAATGGGACATGCTTCTAATTTTCATTTCTATCTTATAAACTGTCTTAAAAAGAATACCATTATTTAAAACTACTTTTGACTATAATTTGTGGGACGATCTTTCCTAGCATAGTCAGAAGAGGTAAGATTTGCAGTGCCTTTACTGGGGATGGATATCAACAAGATTGTCACCGGTTCCTCTTGGCGACAGCAGCAGAAGATACAGCTACAGGTTGCTTTTACTTATTATATTTAAGTAGGAACTTTTATTATAAAGAAAAACATGTCGGAGAACTATGCGAAAATGGTAAAGTTATATCAGTTGCATGCCATAACAAGTATCAGCAACAGCCACAAGTAGACATAAAACAAACTCATATATCCATCTTTGTTTTATTTTTTCCATCAATTGCAAGGACTTCACAGTTATATTGTGAAATATATAGTGCTGGGTCAAAGTGTATGTTAAAGAAAGTCCGAAGTAGGAAAATATTATGCTCTATTGCTCTAATAAGCTTGACGACAttgttttgttttaaaaaaatttgaaatcatgAATGATGTGGATAGGAAATATCTTAACTGCCTGTGTCAGCAATCCGGTACTTAACAAACTTATGGACTTTTTTATAAACATGATTTGCCACCAGGACTAatgttttataatattttataactgATCTGGAATTTTTGTAATGTTATATTATTAGTCTCCATATCTTTACTTCTCGATACAAGATGGGTTTCACATTGAGTGCAGGTCATATTTCCCATCGTTGGAAAATTTACAAGTAAGGCCCCAATACCACGTTTAAAGTTGGTTTCTACTCCTGATCTGAGGGCTTTATTAGCAGTTGAGGATGTCAGGCTTCCGCCATGGTCAGATGGAACGTAAGTGATCTCATCCCTCACATCCGCATACTAAACAAGAAATAAATGTTCGTCTGGGTTTATTAACAATTTTTCTCTCCAATTATGTCATGTAGACACACACCATTTTTTATATCCTGACCCTTAAAGTTTGTCATTGACCTTGTATATTTGCTAAATTGTATATTGAATTCTAACCCTTAAAGAAGATTTTCCCGGGGAATATATTGGGTCTTCTATAATAGTAAAATGTACAGTTCCGTACATAAGGGTGAATATATGAAAACATCAGGTCAGGGGTGTGTATGTACATAATGAATACTTGTAGGGAAAATGTTGACAGACCCTTCTTTATAAATCCTAATCTCTCGTTTAATTCTTCTAAAGTGTTTGGCTGGATATCTCCCCCACTATTAGTGGACCGCCTTCTTAGGTGGACCGTCTCTCCAGGAATTGCTAGTTACTTTTTGAAttgaataatttatttaatagTAAAATGTACAGTTATGTACATAAAGCGTAAATATATCAAAATTTTAGGTCAGGGGCGTGTCTATACATATTGAATACTTGTAAGAAAAATGCTAACGGACCTTTCTTTATAAATCATAATCTCTTGTTTAATTTTTCGAAAGTGCTTGGCTGGATATCTCTCCCCTATTAATGAACCATCTCTCCATGTATTGCTGGTTATTTTTTGAattgaattatttatttaatagttaGAAAAGTACCCGCCCACAAATCAAAACTTTTAGTTAATTGTATTTTCCATAAAAAAATATTGCAACTTAATTATACCGTGAATGTTTAAGCtattaatgaataaaataaacaaattaaatgataaatgatataaattttttatttaggGGTCTGTGTGTACATCTTGACATATTAAGGGGAATATGACATAATTAATGGAAAAATGTTAACTGACCCTTTTTCAATATATGTTAATCTCTCTCTTAATTCTTCAAAGGTGCTTGGCTGAATATCTCCTCACTTTAGAAGAGTTGCTAGCATCACAGGTAAAAATTATCATTTTCACCACTCTGACAAGTGCACCTTTGTGTAAACTCGCATCTCGATAGTAGTTTGATTTTTTATTTTAGTGTATCCATTTTCTCTTTCCAGATTAGAGATGCAGTTTCATCAATCGAAGTTAGAAGGCAATTTATTGTTGCACTTGCTCCTCTTTTTGGAAGGCCACTAGAAGCTGATCCAGTTTGTCTTCCCCCTTGAGAAACTTTGTTAGTGAATGTAATTATATCGACACCAATGCTAAGATGACCTTGCTTCTTGCCAGGTCTTCTGCAGAAAGGCATCCTTTCTAGCTGTGTCTGGGATCTTCACTTTTGTGGTATGAAAATGTTCGTTAAtctctaaattttaaaaattatgtacACTGTTGTTCTGTTATGAAGCTTAGCATGAATTTGGAGATACAGTTTTCTTAAGGTTGTGTAGCACTGATGCAGGATAATTTTAAATTAGGAATCAGTTACAACTTTTACAATTCTACTGTTTCCTAGTCAATTGCCAAGGTAAACTAAATACTCTTACCGTTAAATCATAACTCATAAGTATGACAACAACTTTACGACCATGACTTAGTAATGTATGAggcttctttttttctttttccatGTCAATTTTCTGCCTTACTCAGAATATTATCAAATATCAAGGGCATTTGAATTTATTATGTGCTTTATCAAATTCGTGTTGGAGATCCACTTTGCCTGTCACTTTGACAAAGAATTATCCACATGTTTTAACTTTTAAATTTGAGGTGATTCAACTAGTTTGGCCATTTTTTTTAAGCAGGTTCAACCCTTTACACCCATAAGAGTATAAACAACTGCTAGTGTTGCCTTACTTTTGGTACAATGTTCTTCCATCTCCTGTTTTTATTTATATGGCCATGCCCAAAAAGGATGAATGTATGAAGCCATAAAAAAACAATCAGTTCCATTTTTAAGGTGAATCAAATGGCAGCTGCAAGATAGATCTATAGATATAGTTAAATTTGTATATCCTGTTTGAGTTCTGTTACTTCTGAAGTGCAGTCCCTGGGAAATTAAATAGCTTAATTTGTCTTTCAGCAACTGATATTTAAACTTCCAATTTCTATACATTGTTGATGCACATAAAGTGTGACTCTTG is a window of Apium graveolens cultivar Ventura chromosome 11, ASM990537v1, whole genome shotgun sequence DNA encoding:
- the LOC141697381 gene encoding uncharacterized protein LOC141697381; protein product: MGIETIPPLINAQLNYLISHSPFPIKVEQMWSGCTIPYFLDRFTIAIPFCLDFIRWDVIYNAHNPMTAPDIIFGPEDESFHPYRSMGEESLSKSKNTTLSGWNFKDPTCLLTLILELRDLYMVYQKKRVEEVDDDRLKFEVDTIISKEGLEMYMSSGVDKSEEVRFAVPLLGMDINKIVTGSSWRQQQKIQLQVIFPIVGKFTSKAPIPRLKLVSTPDLRALLAVEDVRLPPWSDGTCLAEYLLTLEELLASQIRDAVSSIEVRRQFIVALAPLFGRPLEADPVFCRKASFLAVSGIFTFVIHFTLALQFPKQPPLLVLQSSQHFDPRGAAIKSPSLTEYPWSPRWDGSEMAERIFDFVADECLNFRKVCNESVHQQQR